From Amphiura filiformis chromosome 20, Afil_fr2py, whole genome shotgun sequence, a single genomic window includes:
- the LOC140141968 gene encoding protein lifeguard 1-like isoform X1 encodes MSYNDLEAQALSDEGGGFEFSDTSIRHGFIRKVYAILSVQLVITVAIICGFNFSPDHVQDYLLYNTWVFWTMFAITFVIIIALSCGGNLRRKFPVNLIALLIFTVCEGVLLGIVCLTYNTNAVLIAAGITGIMVIALTIFAFQTKIDFTMLSGILFVLLIGLIIFGIFALIFQNDILNIVYASLGAIIFSVYIVFDTQLMLGGSHKYTISPEEYIFAALNLYLDIVNLFLFLLMLVGGKK; translated from the exons ATGAGTTACAACGACTTGGAGGCACAAGCATTGAGTGATGAAGGAGGTGGATTTGAGTTTTCTGATACAAGCATCAGACATG GGTTTATCAGAAAAGTGTATGCCATCCTTTCAGTGCAGCTGGTCATTACAGTGGCAATCATTTGTGGCTTCAATTTCTC GCCAGACCACGTACAAGATTATTTGTTGTACAACACTTGGGTCTTCTGGACTATGTT TGCCATCACTTTTGTAATCATCATTGCTCTGTCATGTGGTGGAAATTTGAGGCGGAAATTTCCTGTCAACCTTATAGCCCTTCTTATATTT acTGTATGTGAAGGGGTATTACTTGGAATTGTCTGCCTGACTTATAACACCAATGCTGTACTCATTGCAGCAGGTATAACAGGG ATAATGGTGATTGCTCTAACAATCTTTGCATTTCAAACTAAG ATTGATTTCACCATGCTGTCTGGAATATTGTTTGTCTTATTAATCGGACTTATcatatttggaatatttgctCTCATTTTCCAAAACGAC ATATTGAACATTGTGTATGCATCACTCGGAGCCATTATATTTTCAGTT TACATTGTATTTGATACTCAGTTGATGCTAGGTGGATCTCACAAGTATACCATTAGTCCAGAGGAGTACATCTTTGCTGCACTTAATCTCTACCTTGATATTGTCAACCTTTTCCTCTTCCTGCTTATGCTTGTTGGTGGCAAAAAGTAA
- the LOC140141968 gene encoding protein lifeguard 1-like isoform X2 — protein sequence MSYNDLEAQALSDEGGGFEFSDTSIRHGFIRKVYAILSVQLVITVAIICGFNFSPDHVQDYLLYNTWVFWTMFAITFVIIIALSCGGNLRRKFPVNLIALLIFTVCEGVLLGIVCLTYNTNAVLIAAGITGIMVIALTIFAFQTKIDFTMLSGILFVLLIGLIIFGIFALIFQNDILNIVYASLGAIIFSVYLVFDTQMMLGGSHKYSLSPEEYIFAALNLYVDIVQLFLYILMLVGRR from the exons ATGAGTTACAACGACTTGGAGGCACAAGCATTGAGTGATGAAGGAGGTGGATTTGAGTTTTCTGATACAAGCATCAGACATG GGTTTATCAGAAAAGTGTATGCCATCCTTTCAGTGCAGCTGGTCATTACAGTGGCAATCATTTGTGGCTTCAATTTCTC GCCAGACCACGTACAAGATTATTTGTTGTACAACACTTGGGTCTTCTGGACTATGTT TGCCATCACTTTTGTAATCATCATTGCTCTGTCATGTGGTGGAAATTTGAGGCGGAAATTTCCTGTCAACCTTATAGCCCTTCTTATATTT acTGTATGTGAAGGGGTATTACTTGGAATTGTCTGCCTGACTTATAACACCAATGCTGTACTCATTGCAGCAGGTATAACAGGG ATAATGGTGATTGCTCTAACAATCTTTGCATTTCAAACTAAG ATTGATTTCACCATGCTGTCTGGAATATTGTTTGTCTTATTAATCGGACTTATcatatttggaatatttgctCTCATTTTCCAAAACGAC ATATTGAACATTGTGTATGCATCACTCGGAGCCATTATATTTTCAGTT tACCTCGTCTTTGATACCCAAATGATGCTGGGAGGAAGCCATAAGTATTCCTTGTCACCAGAAGAATACATCTTTGCGGCCCTCAATCTCTATGTTGACATTGTGCAGTTGTTCTTGTATATACTCATGCTTGTAGGCCGTAGATAA